The following proteins are co-located in the Pseudomonas fluorescens genome:
- a CDS encoding transposase encodes MDTLAVLAELYGCKVHALCWMTNHVHLLLTPTCCAGAGLLMKGLGQRYVQYVNRTYQRTVTLWEGRFRSYLVQQDNYVLACYRYIEMNPVRAGMVAHPGDYRWTSYRTNAQGELSGFISSHAVYSDLGSGSAQRAEAYRSLFNDRLSPGLIEQIRSSTNGNYVLGDQKFASEIAHALGKRVSQGVSGRPKKYELKE; translated from the coding sequence ATGGATACATTAGCCGTGCTTGCTGAACTGTATGGCTGTAAAGTTCACGCATTGTGCTGGATGACAAATCATGTTCACTTGTTGTTGACTCCGACCTGCTGCGCGGGGGCTGGCCTGCTTATGAAGGGGCTGGGGCAACGCTACGTTCAATATGTCAATCGAACATATCAACGTACGGTCACGTTGTGGGAAGGCCGTTTCCGCTCCTATTTGGTTCAACAAGACAACTATGTTTTAGCTTGCTATCGATATATCGAAATGAACCCGGTCAGAGCGGGTATGGTTGCTCATCCGGGCGACTACCGTTGGACCAGCTATAGGACAAACGCGCAGGGCGAGCTATCAGGCTTTATAAGCTCGCATGCAGTTTATAGCGACTTAGGTAGCGGCAGCGCGCAACGAGCCGAAGCTTACCGGTCTTTATTCAATGATCGACTTTCACCTGGGCTGATAGAACAAATCCGATCTTCTACAAACGGTAATTATGTTTTGGGCGATCAGAAGTTTGCGTCCGAGATCGCGCACGCATTAGGTAAAAGAGTTTCGCAGGGTGTGTCAGGACGCCCAAAAAAGTATGAGTTAAAAGAATAG
- a CDS encoding imm11 family protein, with protein MKYYLLRQDLSISGKWVLGDVRHVDNWNFSNPPLNFMEPGRYTLDVRFDGVEIDYSLAGYASVPVLSERARNSLIGLSEVDQTYHNVVFEPVDIEGKHVSQNYFLMIIETQIDCVDEESSRFTKFSVNDPVRPDMAGQYRAFYNLAIDESKVGDFHIFRIKKYLGAIVVSEDVKLRFEAAGVVGAVFESVNGDKVTVA; from the coding sequence ATGAAATATTATTTGCTGCGTCAGGATCTTTCTATTTCCGGAAAGTGGGTGCTCGGCGATGTGAGGCACGTGGATAATTGGAACTTTAGTAATCCACCCCTTAATTTCATGGAGCCTGGCAGATATACGCTCGATGTCAGGTTCGACGGCGTTGAAATTGATTATTCTCTAGCGGGCTACGCGAGTGTTCCTGTTCTGAGTGAGAGAGCTCGAAATTCACTCATAGGTTTGTCTGAAGTCGATCAAACTTATCATAATGTGGTCTTTGAGCCCGTTGATATCGAAGGGAAACACGTTTCGCAAAATTATTTTCTAATGATCATAGAAACACAAATAGATTGTGTAGATGAAGAGTCTTCAAGGTTTACAAAGTTTTCAGTGAATGATCCTGTGCGCCCAGACATGGCTGGTCAATACCGCGCGTTTTATAATTTGGCCATAGATGAGTCAAAAGTAGGTGATTTTCATATTTTTAGGATTAAAAAATATTTGGGTGCGATTGTAGTAAGCGAAGATGTGAAACTTCGATTTGAGGCAGCAGGAGTGGTGGGGGCGGTATTTGAGTCGGTTAATGGCGATAAGGTTACTGTTGCATAA
- the lepB gene encoding signal peptidase I, which yields MKSSKFSLLAFLMSCLFAGWGLVYVGRIKWAIRVAALMYIGVVLMGVSGLAATPVGLYVFIAFIITLKLATAIASAVLARRYDGPPGLPRKRFHVLYVGVLIVITLLLFEVFRAPLLGFKNYFIPSGSMAPTLSVGDYIISDLRPGAPKVGDIVVYRWDGTEAVKRVAGIGGDTLAIVNGELIRNGENLGLFHAPAERVKKDYSLTLAPLRVEPGHVYLLGDNRDVSNDSRFMGQVADEDVVGKVTGIWFSGDLGRIGTTFP from the coding sequence ATGAAATCCAGCAAGTTCTCGCTCCTCGCCTTTCTGATGTCCTGCTTGTTTGCAGGCTGGGGGTTGGTGTACGTCGGCCGTATCAAATGGGCCATCCGGGTGGCGGCGCTGATGTATATCGGCGTTGTGCTGATGGGGGTGAGCGGGTTGGCCGCCACGCCTGTCGGGCTGTATGTATTCATCGCTTTTATCATCACGCTCAAGCTGGCCACCGCGATTGCCTCCGCTGTGCTTGCCCGCCGTTACGACGGCCCGCCAGGCCTGCCACGCAAGCGTTTCCATGTGCTCTACGTGGGTGTGCTGATCGTGATCACCTTGCTCCTATTCGAGGTGTTTCGCGCGCCGCTGCTAGGCTTCAAAAACTACTTCATACCGTCGGGCTCGATGGCACCTACGCTGTCGGTTGGCGACTACATCATCTCTGACCTGCGGCCAGGTGCGCCCAAGGTGGGCGATATCGTGGTGTACCGCTGGGACGGCACTGAGGCGGTCAAGCGCGTGGCGGGCATTGGCGGCGACACGCTGGCGATCGTCAATGGCGAGTTGATCCGCAACGGCGAGAACCTGGGGTTGTTCCATGCACCGGCCGAGCGCGTCAAAAAGGACTATTCCCTTACGCTGGCGCCTCTGCGCGTCGAGCCAGGCCATGTGTACTTATTGGGCGACAACCGCGATGTGAGCAATGACAGCCGCTTCATGGGCCAGGTGGCCGATGAGGATGTGGTCGGCAAAGTGACCGGCATCTGGTTCTCGGGTGACCTGGGGCGCATCGGTACCACGTTCCCTTGA
- a CDS encoding autotransporter family protein → MKRKPFQKTLLALMVSAGAAHVAAVEFDVSSGQNKWKGQVFNEPVTLVGSRNVVATQRNVDGASVAETNVQGSLINRADYNIDGSGLNIRGFVVDGALDSDLRARGGTITGDVIQAGTIRLTNQTWAEGFEVGAANIGGSVINSGTIVAVDVPGSDSDGEGMYLNGTTVGGDVINSGLIDVTSIYGYGLILDTHNNMPVTVGGKILNSGTIRVTGEEALGIEVETDTSDLRIENSGVVTVNGGMARAVQFNSGTFDYLLNTGTIEANGANAVAVHLTGATFTQNPQSGARGVINRGLISADSTAILVNARDQTSPFEINQQAGEIRSKSGTAIDAANLATLNWTGGKITGDLLNLSAVNVAGQADFAGQRIIAPVSINSGSLNLAAPGTTISGNLNVASGAGIDMHLADSVVPTTPYLSVNGTANFAQASKLTVSAQPGDFARTNNGTQYTLLQATSVQNNGLSVASSSSLLNVLSYSADAQTVKAVVAVKDNQQVQQELAGAGASAAAATAVNTFKNEVLGGLNQNDPVFQSLANAGTAQQLAQVSEQLKPDVNRGALDVALSGQTVINGAIFNRLTDQREGHQTGGVWVQGLSSNMDQDGRGGNNGYSANSSGMAVGVDGRLNDTTTLGVAYSYLNSNIHSDLGNKTDVEGHALSLYGNWALQNWFVDGSLSYGHNDNDSKRHVAGTTAKGSYDSNVLAASVIGGYSFKPSQAVVIEPRVAARYANVRMDGFDEKGSAAALSTRSQRYEVGELGAGLRLAGNLPMGAGSLQPEATLMAYHDLMGDRVAQTSNFVAGGAAFTTTGASVARDSYEASVGVNYQVSDFTVGASYTRQARSGFDADGVMLKARYAF, encoded by the coding sequence ATGAAGCGCAAGCCGTTCCAGAAAACCCTGCTGGCCCTGATGGTCAGCGCAGGCGCCGCGCATGTTGCTGCGGTGGAATTCGACGTGAGCAGCGGCCAGAACAAGTGGAAAGGTCAGGTGTTCAACGAGCCTGTCACCTTGGTCGGGTCGCGCAATGTGGTGGCCACCCAGCGTAATGTCGATGGGGCCAGTGTTGCCGAGACCAATGTTCAGGGTTCGCTGATCAACCGTGCCGACTACAACATTGATGGCAGTGGCCTCAACATTCGTGGTTTTGTGGTGGATGGCGCGCTGGACTCTGATCTGCGTGCCCGTGGCGGCACGATCACCGGTGATGTGATCCAGGCCGGTACGATCAGGCTCACCAACCAGACCTGGGCCGAAGGTTTTGAGGTGGGCGCCGCGAACATTGGCGGCAGCGTGATCAACTCCGGGACTATCGTCGCCGTTGACGTGCCGGGGTCGGACAGTGACGGCGAGGGCATGTACCTCAATGGTACGACCGTCGGTGGTGACGTGATCAACTCCGGCCTGATTGATGTCACTTCCATCTACGGCTACGGCCTGATCCTGGACACCCATAACAACATGCCGGTGACCGTCGGCGGCAAAATCCTCAACTCCGGCACCATCCGCGTCACGGGTGAAGAGGCGTTGGGCATTGAAGTTGAAACCGACACCAGTGACCTGCGTATAGAAAACAGCGGTGTGGTGACGGTCAACGGTGGCATGGCCAGGGCCGTACAGTTCAACTCCGGCACCTTCGATTACTTGCTCAACACCGGCACGATTGAAGCCAACGGCGCCAATGCGGTGGCTGTGCATCTGACTGGGGCGACCTTTACCCAGAACCCGCAGTCGGGCGCGCGCGGCGTTATCAACCGGGGTCTGATCAGTGCCGACAGCACCGCGATCCTGGTCAATGCCCGCGACCAGACTTCGCCCTTCGAGATCAACCAGCAAGCAGGCGAGATCCGCAGCAAATCCGGCACGGCCATCGACGCCGCCAACCTTGCCACGCTGAACTGGACGGGCGGCAAAATCACCGGCGACTTGCTCAACCTGAGTGCGGTGAATGTCGCCGGCCAAGCTGATTTTGCCGGCCAGCGCATCATCGCGCCGGTCTCGATTAATTCCGGCTCGTTGAACCTGGCCGCGCCCGGTACCACGATCAGCGGCAACCTTAACGTCGCCAGCGGTGCGGGCATTGATATGCACCTGGCCGACAGCGTGGTGCCGACCACGCCGTATCTGTCGGTCAACGGTACGGCTAATTTCGCCCAGGCGTCGAAGCTCACGGTGAGTGCGCAGCCAGGCGACTTTGCGCGCACCAATAACGGCACTCAATACACCCTGTTGCAGGCCACCAGTGTGCAGAACAACGGCCTGTCGGTTGCCAGTTCGTCATCGCTGCTCAACGTGCTGAGCTACTCGGCGGATGCGCAAACGGTCAAGGCTGTCGTCGCAGTTAAAGACAACCAGCAAGTGCAGCAGGAACTTGCCGGTGCAGGTGCCAGCGCCGCAGCGGCCACGGCGGTGAATACGTTCAAGAACGAGGTGCTCGGCGGGCTGAACCAGAACGACCCAGTGTTCCAGTCCCTCGCCAACGCCGGGACTGCGCAACAGCTTGCTCAAGTGAGCGAGCAGCTCAAGCCGGACGTCAACCGTGGCGCGCTGGATGTGGCGTTGTCGGGGCAGACTGTTATCAATGGCGCAATCTTCAACCGCCTTACCGACCAGCGCGAAGGCCATCAAACCGGCGGCGTGTGGGTGCAGGGTTTGAGCAGCAACATGGACCAGGATGGGCGCGGCGGTAACAACGGTTACTCGGCCAACAGCAGCGGCATGGCCGTGGGTGTGGACGGGCGTTTGAACGACACCACCACCCTGGGCGTGGCTTACAGCTACCTTAATTCCAACATCCATTCGGACCTGGGCAACAAGACCGACGTCGAGGGCCACGCGCTGTCGCTGTATGGCAACTGGGCGCTGCAAAACTGGTTTGTCGACGGCAGCCTCAGCTACGGCCACAACGACAACGACAGCAAACGCCATGTGGCCGGCACCACGGCCAAGGGCAGTTACGACAGCAATGTGTTGGCAGCCAGCGTGATCGGCGGCTACAGCTTCAAGCCGTCGCAGGCCGTGGTAATCGAACCGCGCGTGGCGGCGCGTTATGCCAACGTGCGCATGGATGGCTTCGACGAGAAAGGTTCGGCGGCGGCACTGAGCACCCGTTCGCAGCGTTATGAAGTGGGTGAGTTGGGCGCCGGTCTTCGCCTGGCCGGCAACCTGCCGATGGGCGCGGGTAGCCTGCAACCGGAAGCGACCTTGATGGCGTACCACGACCTGATGGGTGATCGCGTCGCGCAAACCTCCAACTTTGTGGCGGGTGGTGCGGCGTTCACCACCACCGGCGCGTCGGTGGCGCGTGACAGCTACGAGGCGAGTGTGGGCGTGAACTACCAGGTCTCGGACTTCACCGTGGGCGCCAGCTACACCCGCCAGGCGCGCAGTGGCTTTGACGCCGATGGCGTGATGCTCAAAGCGCGTTACGCGTTCTAA
- a CDS encoding CsgG/HfaB family protein, whose product MKTLSKILLSGVAAAALLTVAGCATESNRAMPVEQVASASVAYSGVRVPIAVGKFDNRSSYMRGIFSDGVDRLGGQAKTILITHLQQTNRFSVLDRDNMGEISQEAAIKGTVQKLKGADYVVTGDVTEFGRKETGDRQLFGILGRGKTQVAYAKVALNIVNISTSEVVYSTQGAGEYALSNREIVGFGGTASYDSTLNGKVLDLAMREAINRLVDGINAGAWNPRN is encoded by the coding sequence GTGAAAACACTGTCCAAAATCCTGCTGTCGGGCGTTGCCGCCGCAGCGCTGCTGACCGTGGCCGGTTGCGCCACGGAGAGCAATCGCGCGATGCCGGTGGAACAAGTCGCCAGCGCCAGCGTGGCCTATTCCGGCGTACGTGTACCGATTGCCGTAGGCAAGTTCGATAACCGTTCCAGTTATATGCGCGGCATCTTCTCCGATGGCGTCGATCGCCTCGGTGGCCAGGCCAAGACCATCCTGATCACCCACTTGCAGCAGACCAACCGCTTCAGCGTGCTGGACCGCGACAACATGGGCGAAATCTCCCAGGAAGCCGCGATCAAAGGCACCGTGCAGAAGCTGAAGGGCGCTGACTATGTAGTGACCGGCGACGTGACCGAGTTCGGCCGCAAAGAGACCGGCGACCGCCAGCTGTTCGGCATTCTCGGCCGTGGCAAAACCCAGGTGGCTTACGCCAAGGTCGCGCTCAATATCGTCAACATCAGCACGTCCGAAGTGGTGTATTCCACCCAGGGCGCCGGTGAGTACGCCCTGTCCAACCGTGAAATCGTGGGCTTCGGCGGCACCGCCAGCTATGACTCCACCCTCAATGGCAAGGTCCTCGACCTGGCCATGCGCGAAGCAATCAACCGCCTCGTCGACGGCATCAATGCCGGCGCCTGGAACCCGCGCAACTGA
- a CDS encoding DUF4810 domain-containing protein, with protein sequence MSKAVKLALMLTAIATVAGCQTAPQPLYQWESYQAEVYEYFKGEPKEAQVEALERDLQKINASGRKAPPGYHAHLGMLYLSMGKDDQMVQEFRTEKALFPESASYMDFLLKNAKTGVAAK encoded by the coding sequence ATGAGCAAGGCAGTTAAGTTGGCGCTGATGCTGACAGCAATCGCAACGGTCGCCGGGTGCCAGACGGCGCCCCAACCCCTGTATCAATGGGAAAGCTACCAGGCAGAGGTTTACGAGTACTTCAAGGGTGAGCCCAAGGAAGCACAGGTGGAAGCACTGGAGCGCGATCTGCAAAAGATCAACGCCAGTGGCCGCAAGGCGCCGCCGGGTTACCACGCGCACCTGGGCATGCTGTACCTGAGCATGGGCAAGGATGACCAGATGGTGCAGGAGTTTCGCACCGAGAAGGCACTGTTCCCCGAGTCGGCTTCGTACATGGACTTTCTGCTGAAAAACGCCAAAACCGGAGTCGCTGCCAAATGA
- a CDS encoding DUF799 domain-containing protein, with translation MSLLKLTGALLALALLGGCAAPKTIDYTAYKQARPKSILVLPPINESPEVQASYSLVSQVTYPLAEAGYYVLPIALVDETFRQNGLTTANDIQGVAPAKLHDIFGADAALYITVSEYGTKYMLISSDTSVTASAKLVELRTGTTLWTGSARASSEEGNNNSGGLVGMLISAAVKQVINSSTDAAHPIAGIASVRLLSAGQRTGILYGPRNPKYGTD, from the coding sequence ATGAGCCTGTTAAAACTCACCGGCGCCTTGCTCGCCCTGGCGTTGCTCGGCGGCTGCGCGGCGCCCAAGACCATTGATTACACGGCGTATAAACAGGCCCGGCCGAAGTCGATCCTGGTACTGCCGCCGATCAATGAATCGCCGGAAGTGCAGGCGTCCTATAGCCTGGTTTCGCAGGTCACCTACCCGTTGGCCGAAGCGGGCTACTACGTGCTGCCGATTGCCCTGGTGGACGAAACCTTCCGCCAGAACGGCCTGACCACCGCCAACGATATCCAGGGCGTGGCACCGGCCAAGCTGCATGACATCTTTGGTGCGGATGCGGCGCTGTACATCACCGTCAGCGAGTACGGCACCAAGTACATGCTGATTTCCAGCGACACCTCCGTGACCGCCTCGGCCAAGCTGGTAGAACTGCGCACCGGCACCACCTTGTGGACCGGTTCGGCACGTGCTTCCAGCGAGGAAGGCAACAACAACAGCGGCGGCCTGGTGGGCATGCTGATCTCGGCGGCGGTCAAGCAGGTGATCAACAGCTCTACCGATGCCGCGCACCCGATTGCCGGTATCGCCAGTGTGCGTTTGCTGTCGGCCGGGCAGCGTACGGGGATTTTGTACGGTCCGCGTAACCCGAAATACGGTACGGACTGA
- a CDS encoding M10 family metallopeptidase C-terminal domain-containing protein, with the protein METAGVTEKGKHNYPARVITLKIHPGKLSYPLNSLAAQPAERSSRLSDSRPFVQPSTQHRFVRPHARQTVQAGRQWDSSAASAGNTNGSQYDATLRADDPHLGKANRLSFDKQQAIEQLTRKTTTWQDLNQNNKTEISYYFKYEQGIGFNAHQKQEARRSIESWGDVANLTFTENGGSAEGQLTFKISDAVSVADGAFPYSRFMGSQGGDTRYNQNYVARPHITHEVGHALGLRHPGDYDGKPDDTKRIYAQDSKAHTIMSYYDAQTSGKRVRYDLMAPMMDDISAIQHKYGANYKTRRENNIYGFNSNTGRDYYSLNSNRDSAAFCIWDGAGNDTLDASGYHTNQVINLRAGSFSDVGNGQGNVSIARGCTIENAIGGSGADALIGNDEDNRLTGGASADRLRGGRGADSFVYHHASDSTPQNPDEIMDFTSGTDKIDVTGALRSAGLSSVSVVNAWSGKAGEALLTYDERSGMGSVAIDLNGNGRADLLIKTHGRVKPTDITPLYKRELPARGARPVTPTAIRPRVVFHSARDSGVANARLLTNFNSGADLIDLRAIEKEANKRLTSVKQFTGKVGETIVSFNPHSNRYFVAIDLTGNRTTDFLVKSTHVIKPKDILVN; encoded by the coding sequence ATGGAAACTGCGGGCGTCACCGAGAAGGGAAAACACAACTATCCGGCAAGAGTTATTACTTTGAAAATACACCCTGGAAAACTTTCCTATCCGCTCAATTCGCTTGCTGCCCAACCGGCCGAGCGTTCCTCTCGCCTTTCCGATTCCCGGCCGTTTGTCCAACCTTCAACCCAGCACCGTTTCGTGCGCCCGCACGCCCGACAAACTGTTCAGGCCGGTCGTCAATGGGATAGCTCGGCTGCGAGCGCAGGGAACACCAATGGCAGCCAGTACGACGCAACCCTGCGCGCGGACGACCCGCACCTAGGCAAAGCCAACAGGCTGTCCTTTGATAAGCAACAGGCCATTGAGCAGCTCACACGGAAGACAACCACATGGCAGGACTTGAACCAAAACAATAAAACCGAGATTAGCTATTACTTCAAATACGAGCAGGGTATTGGATTCAACGCACATCAAAAACAGGAAGCCCGGCGCTCCATCGAGTCCTGGGGCGACGTGGCCAATCTAACGTTCACTGAAAACGGCGGCTCGGCGGAAGGGCAGTTGACCTTCAAAATATCCGACGCCGTCAGCGTTGCCGACGGCGCCTTCCCTTACAGCCGCTTCATGGGCAGCCAAGGCGGGGATACCCGCTACAACCAAAATTATGTGGCACGGCCCCACATAACCCATGAAGTTGGACACGCCCTCGGCCTGAGGCACCCGGGTGACTACGACGGTAAGCCAGACGATACGAAACGAATCTATGCCCAAGACTCCAAGGCCCATACCATCATGAGCTATTACGACGCTCAAACCAGTGGCAAACGTGTCAGATATGACCTGATGGCCCCCATGATGGATGACATCAGTGCGATCCAACACAAGTACGGTGCCAATTATAAAACCCGCCGGGAAAACAACATTTACGGGTTTAACTCCAATACCGGGCGGGATTACTACTCACTGAACAGCAACCGCGATAGCGCTGCTTTTTGCATATGGGACGGTGCCGGTAACGACACGCTTGACGCCTCGGGTTACCACACCAACCAGGTTATCAACCTCAGGGCGGGGTCGTTCTCCGACGTGGGTAACGGGCAAGGTAACGTCTCGATCGCCCGGGGTTGCACTATCGAAAACGCCATTGGCGGTTCAGGTGCTGATGCGCTGATCGGTAACGATGAAGATAACCGGCTTACTGGCGGGGCCAGCGCTGATCGTTTACGCGGTGGCAGGGGCGCCGACAGTTTTGTGTACCACCACGCCAGTGACTCCACGCCGCAAAACCCGGATGAAATCATGGATTTCACCAGCGGCACCGACAAGATCGATGTAACGGGTGCGTTGAGGAGTGCCGGCCTGTCTTCCGTGTCGGTCGTCAATGCCTGGAGCGGCAAAGCCGGTGAGGCGCTGCTCACCTACGATGAAAGAAGCGGCATGGGTTCGGTGGCCATCGACCTGAACGGCAATGGTAGAGCAGACCTATTGATCAAGACCCATGGGCGGGTCAAGCCCACAGACATCACCCCGTTGTACAAACGCGAGCTGCCTGCACGTGGTGCGCGGCCTGTGACACCCACTGCGATAAGACCGCGTGTTGTCTTCCACAGCGCCCGCGACTCAGGTGTTGCCAACGCCCGGTTACTGACGAACTTCAACAGTGGCGCCGACCTGATTGACCTGCGTGCAATCGAGAAAGAAGCGAATAAGCGCCTCACCTCCGTCAAACAATTTACCGGCAAGGTCGGGGAGACCATCGTGAGCTTTAACCCACACAGCAACCGCTACTTCGTCGCAATCGACTTAACCGGCAACCGTACAACGGACTTCCTGGTGAAAAGTACGCATGTGATCAAGCCGAAAGACATTCTGGTGAACTGA
- a CDS encoding M10 family metallopeptidase C-terminal domain-containing protein → MLRTNPSPITPAFSNAQAAAPNSQAASTPTSLSNPKKSYNTDQAAEQITRLGYRWKNINRDGTTHISYQFFTPSIATFNSPKGANEFTAGQKSDARRAMQLWSDVANVTFRQNAPYAEGKMLLGNDPHLRFAGAGSYPGIYRDGTQVWIASDGKERALSQDHFEQWLMNHEIGHTLGLLHPGHYNGAGASYATDAGYAEDTRAYSIMSYWWEGNLGHDFAKQQRTYYPCTPMMDDITAVQKLYGANYTTRNTDTTYGFNANAGRQAFSLRSSTDAPVFCIWDGGGHDTLDFSGFHQNQRINLKAQHFSDVGGMRGNVSIANGVTIENAIGGSGDDLLTGNAANNRLKGGAGADVLTGGAGADTFIYDKASDSTRDRSDLLSDFSSGQDKIDVSGALREARVESLRFVARFSGRAGEAVLGYNPSTRESSLAIDLNGNGNADLFIRSSRAIKASDVIVNGSTAHRLLPPAPPATSSLPTVSWPAVKINAPQRAPFSLQNWSSESLKNSPMYASAKAVGSIREVTVVRDSWGYERVHYTTLGTGSLIDSGASVLTNKHVHDALAKGSKLELWLGYTEDPGGRMRVERKVPLDSRAINSDAHLDYAELRVDLPQAQISTLAKQFPPLKLADNPQAQAGQKIFMPNHGQQGQGISFLNADGKPTTLLGLSTDSGPQSTFYHDAYKIPGTSGSPLISADSGEIIALHYGSIIGQVGNSHASRGAATRAELIQQHRKQRRL, encoded by the coding sequence ATGCTCAGAACCAACCCGTCCCCTATCACGCCTGCTTTTTCGAATGCCCAGGCCGCCGCGCCGAACAGCCAAGCGGCCAGCACGCCTACAAGCCTGAGCAACCCAAAAAAATCCTACAATACCGATCAGGCCGCAGAACAAATCACCCGATTGGGCTACCGCTGGAAGAACATAAACCGTGACGGCACTACGCACATTTCCTACCAGTTTTTCACCCCGTCCATCGCTACGTTCAATTCGCCCAAGGGCGCCAATGAATTTACCGCCGGCCAGAAAAGTGACGCAAGGCGCGCAATGCAGCTCTGGTCAGATGTGGCCAATGTCACCTTCAGGCAAAACGCCCCCTACGCCGAAGGGAAAATGTTATTAGGCAACGACCCCCACCTCCGGTTTGCCGGAGCAGGCTCCTACCCAGGCATCTACAGGGACGGCACGCAGGTCTGGATCGCTTCCGATGGCAAGGAAAGAGCACTGAGCCAAGACCATTTCGAGCAATGGCTCATGAACCATGAAATCGGGCATACCCTGGGCCTGCTGCATCCCGGTCATTACAATGGCGCCGGTGCCAGCTACGCCACCGATGCAGGGTATGCCGAAGACACCCGGGCCTACAGCATCATGAGCTACTGGTGGGAAGGCAATCTCGGCCATGACTTCGCCAAGCAACAGCGCACGTACTACCCCTGCACCCCAATGATGGACGACATCACCGCCGTGCAAAAACTGTATGGCGCCAATTACACCACCCGCAACACCGACACCACCTACGGCTTCAACGCCAACGCCGGGCGCCAAGCGTTCAGCCTGCGATCTTCAACGGATGCCCCCGTATTCTGCATATGGGACGGCGGCGGTCATGACACCCTGGACTTCTCCGGTTTCCACCAAAACCAGCGCATCAACCTCAAGGCCCAACACTTTTCTGATGTCGGCGGCATGCGAGGCAACGTCTCCATTGCCAATGGCGTAACCATCGAAAATGCGATCGGCGGCTCGGGGGATGACCTGCTCACGGGTAACGCTGCGAACAATCGCCTCAAAGGTGGCGCAGGCGCTGACGTGCTGACCGGCGGGGCCGGGGCCGATACGTTTATCTACGACAAGGCCAGCGACTCGACCCGGGATCGCTCCGACCTGCTCAGTGACTTCAGCAGTGGGCAGGACAAAATCGATGTATCCGGGGCATTGCGTGAGGCGCGTGTAGAGAGTCTGCGCTTTGTGGCACGGTTTAGCGGCCGGGCGGGCGAAGCGGTGTTGGGCTACAACCCCAGCACCCGGGAAAGCAGCCTGGCCATCGACTTGAACGGCAACGGCAACGCCGACCTGTTCATCAGGAGCAGCCGTGCAATCAAGGCCAGCGATGTGATCGTCAATGGTTCAACGGCCCACCGGCTGCTGCCACCCGCACCGCCAGCCACCTCATCATTGCCCACGGTCTCTTGGCCCGCAGTCAAAATCAACGCCCCGCAGCGCGCACCGTTTTCCCTGCAGAACTGGTCCAGTGAGTCGCTCAAGAACTCCCCCATGTATGCCTCTGCCAAGGCGGTGGGCAGCATCCGCGAGGTGACCGTGGTGCGCGACTCATGGGGCTACGAGCGGGTTCACTACACGACGTTGGGCACCGGCTCGCTGATCGACTCAGGCGCCAGCGTATTGACCAACAAACACGTGCATGACGCACTCGCCAAAGGCAGCAAGCTGGAACTGTGGCTGGGGTACACCGAAGATCCAGGCGGCCGCATGCGCGTTGAACGCAAGGTGCCGCTGGACAGCCGCGCGATCAACAGCGACGCGCACCTGGATTACGCCGAATTGCGGGTCGACTTGCCCCAGGCGCAGATCAGCACGCTGGCCAAGCAGTTCCCGCCGCTCAAACTGGCCGATAACCCACAGGCCCAAGCCGGACAAAAAATCTTTATGCCCAACCACGGCCAACAAGGTCAGGGTATTTCTTTCCTGAACGCCGACGGCAAGCCCACCACCCTGTTGGGGCTCAGCACCGACAGCGGTCCCCAAAGCACCTTCTATCATGACGCCTACAAAATACCGGGCACGTCCGGTTCTCCGCTGATATCCGCCGACAGCGGCGAAATCATCGCGCTGCACTACGGTTCAATCATCGGCCAAGTGGGCAATAGCCACGCCTCAAGAGGCGCCGCGACACGCGCTGAGCTGATCCAGCAGCACCGCAAACAGCGGCGCCTGTGA